A region from the Melanotaenia boesemani isolate fMelBoe1 chromosome 11, fMelBoe1.pri, whole genome shotgun sequence genome encodes:
- the znrf3 gene encoding E3 ubiquitin-protein ligase znrf3 isoform X3 has product MHPLGLCNNNDEEDLYEYGWVGVVKLEQPELDPSCLTVLGKAKRAVQRGATAVIFDVSENPDAIDQLNQVAEDPLKRPVVYVKGNDAVKLMNIVNKQKVARARIQHRPPRQPTEYFDMGIFLAFFVVVSLVCLILLIKIKLKQRRSQSSMNRMAIQALEKMETRKFKAKGKSQRESSCGASDSLSSSSTSDCAICLEKYMDGEELRVIPCAHRFHKKCVDPWLLQHHTCPHCRHNIIEQKKGNPGPACMDPGNAVHSRQRVVLPVHYPGRVHRAGQVTAYPTRTSMDPHGNPITVLTVDQHPDPQGLYPPQSTSAFLRTYHPTLHLEHSLNPHHCGLEHRAPPAYPTQTHHAAFKRPKFHGRNFSRAACFSQYETMYQHYYFQGLSFPQQPEGGQGPAVAGQLAGGGAHKSHHSRAFQQGLLYPTVVHMAPASSSRIGDSGSTSGLSCYHGHRSVCSGYLADCPGSDSSSSSSGQCHCSSSDSMLDCTEVSNQGVYGSCSTFRSSLSSDYDPYVYRSKSPCRGSAGEAGAAACNAVPAEDSSPAPSGHDCLQLPSGASGYNSGDHLSNCSLEPNYSSRSSLEPRENNNTSTTSAGAPEAASADRAKGAQEESGEPGAAACSCCFEVIPPSMECKGQDLDQAGPLASGHCHRGVDFQNSTSKNYFVPEHMCPSSEQVSYEGLPCCFYKEMKVHRATVGRYTEDYAVNVQYAHTESEACSAQGCCELNQRIPIIPEDTDCEIGTGPETQSSLLPVSITVETELRTGEQHEPKDRYFSSGQFRGQPYFQEEETRALFHPQLSASPAALGSSTSTNEGDLGI; this is encoded by the exons GCCAAGAGAGCGGTACAGCGGGGGGCCACAGCCGTCATCTTTGATGTTTCTGAGAATCCAGATGCCATCGATCAG ctCAACCAGGTCGCTGAAGACCCTCTGAAGCGGCCGGTGGTCTACGTGAAGGGCAACGATGCCGTCAAACTGATGAACATCGTCAACAAGCAGAAAGTGGCCCGCGCTCGGATACAACACAGACCACCGAGG CAGCCCACAGAATATTTTGACATGGGCATCTTCCTGGCTTTCTTTGTGGTTGTTTCCCTTGTTTGCCTCATCCTGCTCATCAAGATCAAACTCAAGCAAAGGAGAAGTCAG AGCTCGATGAACAGAATGGCCATCCAGGCACTGGAAAAAATGGAGACCAGAAAGTTCAAGGCTAAAGGGAAAAGCCAGCGCGAGAGCAGCTGTGGAGCCTCGGATTCGCTGAGCAGCAGCTCCACCTCTGACTGCGCCATTTGTCTGGAGAAGTACATGGACGGGGAG GAGCTGCGGGTGATCCCCTGCGCTCACAGATTTCATAAGAAGTGTGTCGATCCCTGGCTCCTCCAACATCACACCTGTCCTCACTGTAGACACAACATCATCG AGCAAAAGAAGGGAAACCCAGGACCAGCATGCATGGACCCTGGTAATGCAGTCCACAGCAGACAGCGGGTGGTGCTCCCTGTCCATTATCCTGGCAGGGTGCACCGTGCCGGCCAGGTGACGGCCTACCCGACCAGAACCAGCATGGACCCCCATGGCAACCCCATCACCGTGCTTACTGTGGACCAGCATCCAGATCCTCAAGGTCTGTACCCACCCCAGTCGACATCAGCTTTTCTCCGGACCTACCACCCCACCCTCCATCTGGAACATTCGCTCAACCCCCACCACTGCGGATTAGAGCACCGTGCACCCCCTGCCTACCCCACACAGACACATCATGCTGCTTTCAAACGACCCAAGTTTCATGGTCGGAACTTCTCCCGGGCAGCCTGTTTTTCCCAGTATGAGACGATGTACCAACACTACTATTTTCAGGGACTGTCTTTCCCTCAACAGCCTGAGGGGGGGCAAGGGCCTGCTGTGGCTGGGCAGCTTGCTGGAGGAGGAGCGCACAAGAGCCACCACAGTAGGGCCTTTCAGCAAGGACTGTTATACCCCACAGTGGTACACATGGCACCTGCCTCCTCTTCAAGGATAGGTGATAGCGGCAGCACTTCTGGCCTGAGCTGTTATCACGGCCACCGCTCGGTGTGCAGCGGTTACCTCGCAGACTGTCCTGGtagtgacagcagcagcagcagttctgGACAGTGCCACTGTTCCTCTAGCGACTCCATGTTGGACTGTACTGAGGTCAGCAACCAAGGGGTGTATGGAAGCTGCTCCACATTTCGCAGCTCACTGAGCAGTGACTATGATCCTTATGTGTACAGGAGTAAAAGTCCCTGTAGGGGTTCTGCAGGGGAAGCAGGAGCCGCAGCTTGTAATGCAGTTCCTGCTGAGGACTCGTCCCCTGCGCCCTCGGGACATGACTGCCTCCAGCTCCCTTCTGGAGCTTCGGGATATAACTCGGGGGACCATCTCTCCAACTGCAGTTTGGAGCCCAACTACAGCAGTCGTTCATCACTGGAACCCAGGGAGAACAACAACACTAGCACTACCTCAGCCGGGGCTCCAGAGGCCGCCTCAGCCGACAGGGCAAAGGGGGCACAAGAGGAGTCTGGGGAACCTGGGGCTGCTgcctgcagctgctgttttgAGGTTATTCCTCCCAGTATGGAGTGCAAAGGACAGGACTTGGACCAAGCTGGGCCTTTAGCCTCAGGACACTGTCACAGGGGGGTAGACTTTCAGAACTCCACCTCCAAGAACTACTTTGTTCCTGAGCACATGTGTCCTTCCTCTGAGCAGGTGAGCTATGAAGGGCTGCCTTGCTGCTTTTACAAAGAGATGAAGGTCCACAGGGCTACAGTGGGGCGTTACACTGAGGACTACGCTGTAAATGTGCAGTACGCGCACACAGAATCAGAAGCCTGCTCTGCACAGGGCTGCTGCGAACTCAATCAGAGAATACCCATAATTCCTGAGGACACGGATTGTGAAATAGGCACAGGGCCAGAGACCCAGAGCAGTTTATTACCTGTCAGCATCACAGTGGAGACAGAGTTGCGGACCGGAGAGCAACATGAGCCGAAGGATAGGTACTTCTCTTCAGGACAGTTTAGAGGTCAGCCATACTTTCAGGAGGAGGAGACCAGGGCTTTGTTCCACCCTCAGCTCTCTGCAAGCCCTGCTGCACTGGGAAGCAGTACTTCTACAAATGAGGGTGATCTGGGCATATGA